In Bosea vestrisii, the following are encoded in one genomic region:
- a CDS encoding ABC transporter substrate-binding protein, translated as MSTETGLNRRQFGAGILGVSFTALGAGGARAQQGGPFNVFTHRVMQTVATGAQGGDITKDWAAKNGVGVQWTTFDTGPLQERLFREASLGETSVDVGFVLNTQVVPRAANLFEALDDYLKRDPLEDPADIFSGLMQGMTVGGKQLAVPFRHASSGLHYNEEILAEKGFSKPPVTIEEMIEIAKACSYRRYDGTQVVGLCMPGVTYPNVIDLARAWDGEFITPDFKCAADQPPMLTAIRTLRELFQAGAFPRNFATLSPEDVNVWMQQGRAAMSLQSMGRNRIYNDPQKSKFSGKIKTIAVPASKTLAGKYDAAPAKVEFWGMVIPKNAKRKDLAWNFIKAMASKEATLKAALNGNGPVRASTYADQSFAGTVPYAAEELKVLKVARVPLPAFDEAARAGDLFKEEAEAAVLGMKTPEEAMASLVKRVQPLLPA; from the coding sequence ATGAGCACGGAGACAGGACTGAACCGTAGGCAGTTCGGCGCCGGCATTCTCGGGGTGAGCTTCACGGCGCTTGGCGCTGGAGGTGCTCGCGCTCAGCAAGGCGGGCCGTTCAACGTCTTCACCCATCGCGTCATGCAGACGGTCGCGACCGGTGCGCAGGGAGGCGACATCACCAAGGACTGGGCCGCGAAGAACGGCGTCGGCGTCCAGTGGACGACCTTCGACACCGGCCCGTTGCAGGAGCGGCTCTTCCGCGAGGCGAGCCTCGGCGAGACCTCGGTCGATGTCGGCTTCGTCCTCAACACGCAGGTCGTGCCGCGCGCCGCAAACCTGTTCGAGGCGCTCGACGACTATCTCAAGCGGGACCCGCTGGAGGACCCGGCCGACATCTTTTCCGGTTTGATGCAGGGCATGACCGTCGGCGGCAAGCAACTCGCCGTCCCGTTCCGGCATGCCTCCTCCGGCCTGCACTACAATGAGGAGATCCTGGCGGAGAAGGGCTTCTCCAAGCCCCCAGTGACGATCGAGGAGATGATCGAGATCGCCAAGGCCTGCAGCTATCGCCGCTATGACGGCACGCAGGTCGTCGGCCTGTGCATGCCGGGCGTGACCTATCCCAACGTGATCGACCTCGCTCGCGCCTGGGATGGCGAGTTCATCACGCCCGATTTCAAATGCGCCGCCGACCAGCCGCCGATGCTGACCGCGATCAGGACCTTGCGCGAGCTCTTCCAGGCGGGTGCCTTCCCGCGCAACTTCGCGACGCTCTCGCCCGAGGACGTCAATGTCTGGATGCAGCAGGGCCGGGCGGCGATGAGCCTGCAGAGCATGGGCCGCAACCGCATCTACAACGATCCGCAGAAGTCGAAATTCTCGGGCAAGATCAAGACGATCGCCGTGCCGGCCTCGAAGACGCTGGCGGGGAAGTATGATGCCGCTCCGGCCAAGGTCGAGTTCTGGGGCATGGTCATCCCGAAGAATGCCAAGCGCAAGGACCTCGCCTGGAACTTCATCAAGGCGATGGCCTCGAAGGAGGCGACCCTCAAGGCCGCGCTCAACGGCAATGGGCCGGTGCGCGCCTCGACCTATGCCGACCAGAGCTTCGCCGGAACCGTGCCTTATGCAGCCGAGGAGCTGAAGGTGCTGAAGGTGGCACGCGTGCCGCTGCCGGCCTTCGACGAGGCGGCCCGCGCCGGCGACCTCTTCAAGGAAGAGGCGGAGGCCGCCGTGCTCGGCATGAAGACGCCGGAGGAGGCGATGGCGTCACTGGTCAAGCGCGTGCAGCCGCTGCTGCCGGCGTGA
- a CDS encoding ABC transporter substrate-binding protein: MSKTFLSRRAFGLGAVATFTLPRQTLAQAKTLTALGHRVHQTAATTGPGGDATEAFRKASGANLNWVTFGDVNAVHERLLREASLAETSIDVAYLVNGRAVPRNLKLFEPLDAFLKDAPIEAFEDFAPGLIAPLKVDGALHGIPVRHATNALIYNEALLEERGVSKLPTTFEELVEVARKLTFKREDGTQVHGLAFTAVFASNFLTFSRCLGGDYMTADGKLTANEPPMVKALTILADLYKAGVLPRNFATVNNEEITTWMQQGRAAMTINPFARLVSYNDPAKGKYGGRFKSLLPPMAADLAGKMAFAPTVEFWSLMIPKNAKQKPLAWEFIRALSSKAGTTAMALNGNGPTRISTYADDKLKAAMPYAADEAAALKASRIHLPAFDEQARAHDIFIEETQAAVLGRKPPQQAMDDAVSRVKPLLG, from the coding sequence ATGTCGAAGACCTTTCTCTCTCGCCGCGCCTTTGGCTTGGGTGCCGTTGCCACATTTACCCTGCCCCGACAGACGCTGGCGCAGGCGAAAACGCTGACGGCGCTCGGCCACCGTGTCCACCAGACCGCCGCCACGACCGGCCCGGGCGGCGACGCGACCGAGGCCTTCCGCAAGGCGAGCGGGGCGAACCTGAACTGGGTCACCTTCGGCGACGTCAACGCCGTGCATGAGCGCTTGCTGCGCGAGGCTTCGCTGGCCGAGACCTCGATCGACGTCGCCTATCTGGTCAACGGTCGCGCCGTGCCGCGCAATCTCAAGCTGTTCGAGCCGCTCGATGCGTTCTTGAAGGACGCGCCGATCGAGGCCTTTGAGGATTTCGCGCCCGGCTTGATTGCGCCGCTCAAGGTCGATGGCGCGCTGCATGGCATCCCGGTCCGCCATGCCACCAATGCGCTGATCTACAATGAGGCGCTGCTGGAGGAACGCGGTGTCAGCAAGCTCCCGACGACCTTCGAGGAGCTGGTCGAGGTCGCGCGCAAGCTCACCTTCAAGCGCGAGGACGGCACGCAGGTTCATGGTCTCGCCTTCACTGCGGTCTTCGCCTCGAACTTCCTGACGTTCTCGCGCTGCCTCGGCGGCGACTACATGACGGCCGACGGCAAGCTGACTGCCAACGAACCTCCGATGGTCAAGGCGCTGACCATCCTCGCCGATCTCTACAAGGCCGGCGTGTTGCCGCGGAACTTCGCCACGGTGAACAATGAGGAGATCACCACCTGGATGCAGCAGGGCAGGGCGGCGATGACGATCAACCCCTTCGCGCGGCTGGTCTCCTACAACGATCCGGCCAAGGGCAAATATGGCGGGCGCTTCAAGTCGCTGCTGCCGCCGATGGCGGCCGATCTTGCCGGCAAGATGGCGTTCGCGCCGACGGTCGAGTTCTGGTCGCTGATGATTCCGAAGAACGCCAAGCAGAAGCCGCTCGCCTGGGAATTCATCCGCGCGCTCTCCTCGAAGGCCGGCACGACGGCTATGGCGCTCAACGGCAACGGCCCGACCCGCATCTCGACCTATGCCGACGACAAGCTGAAGGCGGCGATGCCCTATGCGGCCGACGAGGCCGCGGCGCTGAAGGCCTCGCGCATCCATCTGCCCGCCTTCGACGAGCAGGCACGCGCCCATGACATCTTCATCGAGGAGACGCAGGCAGCCGTGCTCGGTCGCAAGCCGCCGCAGCAGGCGATGGACGATGCGGTCTCGCGCGTGAAGCCGCTGCTCGGCTGA
- a CDS encoding SDR family NAD(P)-dependent oxidoreductase has protein sequence MAGVLAGRTALVTGAARGIGLAIATRLAEAGAHAVIHDRDAAAATTAVLDLRTSNLAASPLIADLAEAAAPAAMVAELTATGTEPDILVLCASVETLEIWDAVSEAAMAAQTQINLHATVRLLQAFLPGMLARGFGRVIAIGSVQEVRPNPTHFYYAATKAAQTNMILNLARTLRAPDVTCNIIQPGAILTDRNRSVLTQPGREEQVLARIPLGRLGGAEDCAGLALLLCSPEGAYINGAELAVDGGMRL, from the coding sequence ATGGCGGGCGTTCTGGCTGGACGGACCGCGCTGGTCACCGGCGCAGCGCGCGGGATCGGGCTCGCGATCGCCACAAGGCTCGCTGAGGCCGGCGCGCACGCGGTCATTCACGACCGGGACGCAGCGGCCGCGACCACGGCGGTCCTGGACCTGCGAACATCGAACCTCGCGGCATCACCCCTGATCGCCGACCTTGCCGAGGCTGCCGCCCCTGCCGCCATGGTGGCGGAGCTGACGGCGACCGGCACCGAGCCCGACATCCTCGTGCTCTGCGCGTCGGTCGAAACCCTCGAGATCTGGGATGCGGTCTCCGAAGCCGCGATGGCTGCCCAGACGCAGATCAACCTCCACGCCACGGTGCGGCTGCTGCAGGCTTTCCTGCCGGGCATGCTGGCCCGCGGCTTCGGCCGGGTCATCGCAATCGGCAGCGTGCAGGAGGTGCGCCCCAATCCGACGCATTTCTACTACGCGGCGACCAAGGCGGCGCAGACCAACATGATCCTCAATCTGGCGCGGACCCTGCGCGCCCCGGACGTCACCTGCAACATCATCCAGCCCGGCGCGATCCTGACGGATCGTAACCGCTCCGTGCTGACTCAGCCCGGACGGGAGGAGCAGGTGCTCGCACGCATCCCTCTCGGCAGGCTCGGTGGTGCCGAGGACTGCGCGGGCCTGGCCCTTTTGCTCTGCTCGCCCGAGGGCGCTTACATTAACGGCGCCGAGCTCGCGGTCGATGGTGGCATGCGGCTATGA
- a CDS encoding ATP-binding protein, with product MTNRAKRLWPDTVASRAILILVAALLAFHLLGYWAYRVGVENLATAGQDRGLAERIVSIKRAIASLPQAPERDRVAHDLSSASLEVHWSKVSLVLGTAPMTERTRAMEARLKELAPELAAESFRVGFADDGALGAGEANAYKHMMLVSVRLDDGSWVNFSSSALGASQHLDWGLTAIMICFAVAIVVVALLLLRWATRPLRDLALAAERFSLDQAPQPLPETGPVEVRRAARAFNTMRDRIRNLVTERMQAMAAVSHDLRTPITRLRLRSEFLEDEATRSLIDADLGEMEAMIDSTLDYLRGGTSSEPLRPVDLASVIETIVDEHVDQGLRVSLVGLNSAPVQGRVLSLKRAASNIIGNAVKYGQTAKVSITDVGDSFAVLVEDEGPGIAEADRERVFHPFVRLEESRGRQTGGSGLGLTIALAIARSHDGSVTLENRAEGGLRVTLSLPKLELS from the coding sequence TTGACGAACCGCGCCAAGCGGCTCTGGCCCGATACGGTCGCCAGCCGCGCCATCCTGATCCTGGTCGCAGCGCTGCTCGCCTTCCATCTGCTCGGCTACTGGGCCTACCGCGTCGGCGTCGAGAACCTCGCCACAGCAGGTCAGGACCGCGGCCTCGCCGAGCGCATCGTCTCGATCAAGCGGGCGATCGCCAGCCTGCCGCAGGCGCCGGAGCGCGACCGCGTCGCGCATGACCTGTCGAGCGCCAGCCTGGAAGTGCACTGGAGCAAGGTCAGCCTCGTCCTCGGCACGGCGCCGATGACCGAGCGCACCCGGGCGATGGAAGCCCGGCTCAAGGAGCTCGCGCCGGAATTGGCGGCGGAATCCTTCCGGGTCGGCTTCGCCGACGATGGCGCGCTCGGCGCCGGCGAGGCCAATGCCTACAAGCACATGATGCTGGTTTCGGTCCGGCTCGACGACGGCTCCTGGGTCAACTTCTCGTCGTCAGCTCTGGGCGCCTCGCAGCATCTCGACTGGGGCCTGACCGCGATCATGATCTGCTTCGCCGTTGCCATCGTCGTCGTCGCGCTCCTGCTGCTGCGCTGGGCGACGCGGCCCCTGCGCGATCTCGCCCTGGCGGCCGAGCGCTTCAGCCTCGACCAAGCCCCGCAACCGCTTCCCGAAACCGGCCCCGTCGAGGTGCGCCGCGCTGCGCGGGCGTTCAACACGATGCGGGACCGCATCCGGAACCTCGTCACCGAACGGATGCAGGCGATGGCGGCGGTATCGCATGATCTGCGCACGCCGATCACGCGCCTGCGGCTCCGCTCCGAATTCCTGGAGGATGAGGCGACCCGCAGCCTGATCGACGCCGACCTCGGCGAGATGGAGGCGATGATCGACTCGACCCTCGACTATCTGCGCGGCGGAACCTCGAGCGAGCCGCTGCGCCCGGTCGATCTCGCCTCGGTGATCGAGACCATTGTCGACGAGCATGTCGATCAGGGCCTCCGCGTCTCATTGGTCGGGCTGAATTCCGCTCCGGTGCAAGGCAGGGTGCTCTCGCTGAAGCGCGCGGCATCAAACATCATCGGCAATGCGGTGAAGTACGGTCAGACGGCGAAGGTCAGCATCACCGATGTCGGCGACAGCTTCGCCGTCCTGGTCGAGGATGAGGGACCCGGCATTGCCGAAGCCGATCGCGAGCGCGTGTTCCACCCCTTCGTCCGGCTGGAGGAATCGCGCGGCCGCCAGACCGGCGGCTCCGGTCTTGGGCTAACGATCGCGCTCGCCATCGCACGCTCGCATGACGGCTCGGTCACGCTGGAGAACCGGGCCGAAGGTGGCCTGCGCGTTACACTCTCCTTGCCGAAGCTGGAGCTCTCATAG
- a CDS encoding response regulator: MEQAPVTTTVDDHGHILVVDDDPQIRLLVARFLQRHGYQVTGAPDGRAMLEALAHSAIDLIVLDLMLPGRSGVELCRDVRTTSQVPIVMLTARTEESDRIIGLEGGADDYVTKPFSPRELLARIRALLRRVRARQGATTTQTNAIVSFDGWRMDLRRRELQSPSGTLIDLSTGEFDLLFAFVEHANRVLSREALMQFAKTRTSDDPFDRTIDVQISRLRRKLEADARGGHLIKTVRGAGYLFASQVDHQQGQPA; the protein is encoded by the coding sequence ATGGAGCAGGCTCCCGTCACGACGACTGTCGACGATCACGGCCATATCCTGGTGGTCGACGACGATCCGCAGATCCGGCTGCTCGTCGCGCGCTTCCTGCAGCGGCATGGCTATCAGGTCACCGGCGCGCCTGATGGGCGCGCCATGCTGGAGGCGTTGGCGCACAGCGCCATCGACCTGATCGTGCTCGACCTGATGCTGCCCGGCCGTTCCGGGGTCGAGCTCTGCCGCGACGTGCGCACGACCTCGCAGGTGCCGATCGTGATGCTGACGGCCCGGACCGAGGAGAGCGATCGCATCATCGGCCTGGAAGGCGGGGCGGACGACTACGTCACCAAGCCGTTCAGCCCACGGGAGTTGCTGGCTCGCATTCGGGCGCTGCTGCGTCGGGTAAGGGCGAGACAGGGCGCCACCACAACGCAGACGAATGCAATCGTGAGCTTCGACGGCTGGCGCATGGACCTGCGGCGGCGCGAGTTGCAATCGCCTTCGGGGACCTTGATCGACCTGTCGACCGGCGAGTTCGACCTGCTCTTCGCCTTTGTCGAGCACGCCAACCGGGTGCTGTCTCGGGAGGCGCTGATGCAGTTCGCCAAGACGCGAACGAGCGACGACCCGTTCGACCGCACCATCGACGTCCAGATCAGCCGTTTGCGCCGCAAGCTCGAGGCCGATGCGCGCGGGGGCCACTTGATCAAGACGGTTCGCGGCGCCGGCTACCTCTTCGCCTCGCAGGTCGACCACCAGCAAGGACAGCCCGCTTGA
- a CDS encoding TolC family protein, whose translation MTASTTPNARRLLRWGLLAGTAALLGGCAGFSPDGGMTPIQAAAYAEIGKDVVKIGDDQVALTAKARVDQLLRKPLTADSAVQIALLNNRGLQAAFNELGIAEMQMVAASLPPNPRFGISKLSGRFEVEVERQIVGSLLALITLPARAEIAGDRFRTAQLRAVESVLRLAADARRQYYRAVAANAQVAFYQEAKASADAASELFKRLGESGGVNKIDQAREFAFEAELTVQLAQARQQQRQERERLIRQLGLWGDELKFRLGSLPPLPRLQSVKAIEAEALRKRIDIQIARAELDTLAKSLGLANATRFVNDIDLLGRRTYDRGRSIGADGHVERESSRSRTLELEIDIPIYDFGQSKVALAEQTYMQAANRLAEKAVNARSEAREAYTAYRANYDITRQYQNNVLPLRKIIQEQSLLQYSGMLNDVTDLITDARNRILSNVAAINARRDFWIAHTDFKHALIGGGSGGGGSATVAAAGGGEAGGGGH comes from the coding sequence TTGACCGCTTCGACCACGCCGAATGCCCGCCGCCTGCTGCGTTGGGGCCTGCTCGCCGGGACGGCGGCCCTGCTCGGCGGCTGCGCCGGTTTTTCTCCCGATGGCGGCATGACGCCGATCCAGGCTGCCGCCTATGCGGAGATCGGCAAGGATGTCGTCAAGATCGGCGACGACCAGGTCGCGCTGACCGCGAAGGCGCGGGTCGACCAGCTTCTGCGCAAGCCGCTGACGGCCGATAGCGCCGTCCAGATCGCGCTCCTCAATAACCGCGGGCTGCAGGCTGCCTTCAACGAGCTCGGCATCGCCGAGATGCAGATGGTCGCCGCCAGTCTGCCGCCCAATCCGCGCTTCGGCATCTCCAAATTGTCTGGGCGTTTCGAAGTCGAGGTCGAGCGCCAGATCGTCGGCAGCCTGCTCGCGCTCATCACCTTGCCGGCCAGGGCCGAGATCGCCGGCGACCGCTTCAGGACCGCGCAATTGCGCGCAGTCGAGTCCGTGTTGCGGCTCGCGGCCGATGCCCGCCGCCAATACTACCGCGCCGTCGCCGCCAACGCGCAGGTCGCCTTCTACCAGGAGGCCAAGGCCTCTGCCGATGCTGCCTCCGAACTGTTCAAGCGTCTCGGCGAATCCGGCGGCGTCAACAAGATCGATCAGGCCCGCGAATTCGCTTTCGAGGCCGAATTGACCGTGCAGCTCGCCCAGGCGCGCCAGCAGCAGCGCCAGGAGCGCGAGCGGCTCATCCGCCAGCTCGGGCTATGGGGCGACGAGCTGAAGTTCCGACTTGGCAGCCTGCCGCCGTTGCCGCGCTTGCAATCGGTCAAGGCGATCGAGGCCGAGGCGCTGCGCAAGCGCATCGACATCCAGATCGCGCGCGCCGAGCTCGACACGCTGGCGAAGTCCCTCGGCCTCGCCAATGCGACGCGCTTCGTCAACGACATCGATCTGCTCGGGCGGCGTACCTATGACCGCGGCCGCAGCATCGGCGCCGACGGCCATGTCGAGCGCGAATCCAGCCGCAGCCGCACGCTGGAGCTGGAGATCGACATCCCGATCTATGATTTCGGTCAGTCCAAGGTGGCGCTCGCCGAACAGACCTACATGCAGGCGGCGAACAGGCTGGCGGAGAAGGCGGTCAATGCCCGCTCCGAGGCGCGCGAAGCCTATACCGCCTACCGTGCCAACTACGACATTACACGGCAGTACCAGAACAACGTCCTGCCGCTGCGCAAGATCATCCAGGAGCAGTCGCTACTGCAATACAGCGGCATGCTCAACGACGTCACAGACCTCATCACCGACGCACGCAACCGCATCCTCTCCAACGTCGCGGCGATCAATGCCCGTCGCGATTTCTGGATCGCCCATACCGACTTCAAGCACGCACTGATCGGCGGCGGCAGCGGAGGCGGAGGCTCGGCCACGGTCGCCGCTGCAGGCGGCGGCGAAGCCGGCGGCGGCGGACACTGA
- a CDS encoding multicopper oxidase family protein produces MTTLSRRGFIGTSGLVVAAAGAVSGRTAFAAVPEAPTMAEATTQAPLVPTTGPDYQPVATLNGWTLPWRMNGDWKEFHLVAEPVVRELAPGMKGYLWGYNGQSPGPTIEAVEGDKVRIFVTNKLPESTTIHWHGQRLPNGMDGVGGLNQPHIPSGKTFVYEFQLRRSGTYMYHPHSDEMVQMAMGMMGFFVVHPKDPAFRRVDRDFVFLLNAFDIEPGSYVPRVAEMTEFNMWCWNSRVFPGIDPLVVAKNDKVRIRFGNLTMTNHPIHMHGYEFKVSCTDGGWVDPAAAWDEVSIDCAVGQMRAFDFVADEPGDWAIHCHKSHHTMNAMGHSVKNYIGVSKKDLAKRIARIAPGYMPMGSNGMGEMGSMEMPLPDNTLPMMTGFAQFGPVEMGGMFSVVKVREGLAKNDYKDPGWFKHPEGTVAFEYKGQKLAEAARGTSPDSGIEPTEWKVKDPRKPSLGPDGKPLPAAKKPHSNH; encoded by the coding sequence ATGACCACGCTATCGCGCAGAGGCTTCATCGGCACCTCCGGCCTCGTCGTCGCCGCGGCCGGCGCCGTGTCCGGACGTACGGCCTTCGCCGCTGTGCCTGAGGCTCCGACCATGGCGGAAGCAACGACGCAGGCGCCGTTGGTGCCGACCACCGGCCCCGACTACCAGCCGGTCGCGACGCTCAACGGCTGGACCTTGCCCTGGCGGATGAACGGCGACTGGAAGGAGTTCCATCTCGTCGCCGAGCCGGTGGTGCGCGAGCTCGCGCCGGGCATGAAGGGCTATCTCTGGGGCTATAACGGTCAGTCGCCGGGCCCGACCATCGAGGCGGTCGAGGGCGATAAGGTCCGCATCTTCGTCACCAACAAGCTGCCGGAGAGCACCACGATCCACTGGCACGGCCAGCGCCTGCCCAACGGCATGGATGGCGTCGGCGGCTTGAACCAGCCGCACATCCCATCTGGCAAGACCTTCGTCTACGAGTTCCAGCTCAGGCGCTCGGGCACCTATATGTACCACCCGCATTCGGACGAGATGGTCCAGATGGCGATGGGCATGATGGGCTTCTTCGTCGTCCACCCGAAGGACCCGGCCTTCCGCCGCGTCGACCGCGACTTCGTCTTCCTGCTCAATGCCTTCGACATCGAGCCCGGCTCCTATGTGCCGCGCGTCGCCGAAATGACCGAGTTTAACATGTGGTGCTGGAACAGCCGCGTGTTCCCGGGCATCGACCCACTCGTCGTGGCGAAGAACGACAAGGTCCGGATCCGCTTCGGCAATCTGACCATGACCAACCACCCGATCCACATGCACGGCTACGAGTTCAAGGTCTCTTGCACCGATGGCGGCTGGGTCGATCCGGCGGCGGCCTGGGACGAGGTCTCGATCGACTGCGCCGTCGGCCAGATGCGTGCCTTCGACTTCGTCGCCGACGAGCCCGGCGACTGGGCGATCCATTGCCACAAATCGCACCACACCATGAATGCCATGGGGCATTCGGTGAAGAACTATATCGGCGTCAGCAAGAAGGACCTGGCCAAGCGCATCGCCAGGATCGCGCCCGGCTACATGCCGATGGGCTCGAACGGCATGGGCGAGATGGGCTCGATGGAGATGCCGCTGCCCGACAACACCCTGCCGATGATGACCGGCTTCGCCCAGTTCGGGCCAGTCGAGATGGGCGGCATGTTCTCGGTGGTGAAGGTCCGCGAGGGACTCGCCAAGAACGACTACAAGGACCCCGGCTGGTTCAAGCACCCGGAAGGCACCGTCGCCTTCGAGTACAAGGGACAGAAGCTCGCCGAAGCAGCGCGCGGCACCTCCCCCGACAGCGGCATCGAGCCGACCGAATGGAAGGTCAAGGACCCGCGCAAGCCGAGCCTCGGGCCGGACGGCAAGCCGCTGCCGGCAGCGAAGAAGCCACATTCCAATCACTGA
- a CDS encoding cupredoxin domain-containing protein, which produces MKTAAFKLAAIAVLFSAGTAMAGPGGAGHGHGDETAYGKPGDPKKPARIVAVAMAERDGKMSFIPDRIEVRRGEQVRFQLRNNGELDHELVLATLEENLKHAVEMQKNPDMEHDDPNAKRLQPKKTGEIVWAFTKVGEFDFSCLIPGHREAGMTGKIIVK; this is translated from the coding sequence ATGAAAACAGCAGCATTCAAGCTCGCCGCAATCGCGGTCCTCTTCTCTGCCGGCACAGCCATGGCTGGCCCCGGCGGCGCCGGCCATGGCCATGGCGACGAGACCGCCTACGGCAAGCCCGGCGACCCGAAGAAGCCGGCGCGCATCGTCGCGGTGGCGATGGCCGAGCGCGACGGCAAGATGTCCTTCATCCCCGACCGGATCGAGGTGCGCCGCGGCGAGCAGGTCCGCTTCCAGCTGCGCAACAATGGCGAGCTCGACCATGAGCTCGTCCTGGCGACGCTCGAGGAGAACCTCAAGCACGCCGTCGAGATGCAGAAGAACCCCGACATGGAGCATGACGACCCGAACGCCAAGCGCCTTCAGCCGAAGAAGACCGGCGAGATCGTCTGGGCCTTCACCAAGGTGGGCGAGTTCGACTTCTCCTGCCTGATCCCCGGTCACCGCGAAGCCGGCATGACCGGCAAGATCATCGTCAAGTAA
- a CDS encoding copper-binding protein translates to MLRTATTLAFVLIALPAAAQSVSGTVTKVDEPQGKLTINHDPIKNLDMDAMTMVFRAGDPAMLKGLKAGTKVKFDADRVNGQITVTKLQKAK, encoded by the coding sequence ATGCTCAGGACGGCAACCACCCTCGCATTCGTCCTCATCGCTTTGCCGGCCGCGGCGCAGTCGGTCAGCGGCACGGTCACCAAGGTCGACGAGCCGCAAGGCAAGCTCACCATCAATCACGACCCGATCAAGAACCTCGATATGGACGCCATGACCATGGTGTTCCGCGCCGGAGACCCAGCCATGCTGAAGGGGTTGAAAGCAGGAACCAAGGTCAAGTTCGACGCCGATCGGGTCAACGGCCAGATCACCGTCACCAAGCTTCAGAAGGCGAAGTGA
- a CDS encoding ABC transporter permease, whose translation MSATSPNLAATPGALAFGAVRLAFAALVVAFLLLPLVAILPLAFTDSVFLTYPISGPSLRWFDTLATSDAWKRSIVNSLIIGSGATLLSTVVGTLAALGLRRELVPFSGVLRSIFLLPMVVPAVVLGVGMQILYARMGLASSYLGVIVAHAVLCVPFVLVNVSGSLASIDPALEKAASSLGAPPTAVFRNVTLPLAMPGILTGAVFAFATSLDEVVITLFVAGPNQTTMARQMFASLRENISPAIAAAAFVIIILTFALLLVVKGASLFQTLRNRQKLERN comes from the coding sequence ATGAGCGCAACCTCGCCGAATCTCGCCGCGACGCCCGGCGCGCTCGCCTTCGGTGCGGTGCGGCTGGCCTTTGCGGCGCTGGTGGTGGCGTTCCTGCTGCTGCCTCTGGTCGCGATCCTGCCGCTCGCCTTCACCGACAGCGTCTTCCTGACCTATCCGATCAGCGGTCCCTCACTGCGCTGGTTCGATACGCTGGCGACCAGCGACGCCTGGAAGCGCTCGATCGTCAACTCCCTGATCATCGGTTCCGGCGCGACACTGCTGTCCACCGTGGTCGGAACGCTGGCGGCGCTCGGCCTGCGGCGCGAGCTCGTGCCGTTTTCCGGCGTGCTGCGCTCGATCTTCCTGCTGCCCATGGTGGTACCCGCCGTCGTGCTCGGCGTCGGCATGCAGATTCTCTATGCTCGCATGGGACTGGCGAGCAGTTATCTCGGCGTGATCGTCGCCCACGCGGTGCTCTGCGTGCCCTTCGTGCTGGTCAACGTCTCAGGCTCGCTTGCGAGCATCGATCCGGCGCTGGAGAAGGCGGCCTCGAGCCTGGGCGCGCCGCCAACCGCGGTCTTCCGCAATGTGACCCTGCCGCTCGCGATGCCTGGTATCCTCACCGGCGCGGTCTTCGCCTTCGCGACCTCGCTCGACGAGGTCGTGATCACGCTTTTCGTCGCCGGTCCCAACCAGACGACCATGGCGCGCCAGATGTTCGCCTCGCTGCGCGAGAACATCAGCCCCGCTATCGCAGCCGCCGCGTTTGTCATCATCATCCTGACCTTCGCGCTGCTCCTTGTGGTGAAGGGAGCTTCGCTGTTCCAAACCCTGCGCAACAGGCAGAAACTTGAGCGAAACTAG